Proteins from one Halovivax limisalsi genomic window:
- the rpsJ gene encoding 30S ribosomal protein S10 translates to MQQARVRLAGTSPQDLDDICDDVREIANNTGVNLSGPIPLPTKTLEVPARKSPDGEGTATWEHWEMRVHKRLIDLDADERALRQLMRIQVPNDVSIEIVLED, encoded by the coding sequence ATGCAGCAAGCACGTGTCCGTCTCGCCGGGACGAGTCCGCAGGATCTGGACGACATCTGCGACGACGTCCGCGAGATCGCGAACAACACGGGCGTCAACCTGAGCGGCCCGATTCCGCTCCCCACGAAGACGCTCGAAGTGCCGGCTCGCAAGTCCCCCGACGGCGAGGGGACGGCGACGTGGGAGCACTGGGAGATGCGCGTTCACAAGCGCCTGATCGACCTCGACGCGGACGAACGTGCGCTCCGTCAGCTCATGCGCATTCAGGTCCCGAATGACGTCTCGATCGAGATCGTCCTCGAGGACTGA
- the tuf gene encoding translation elongation factor EF-1 subunit alpha: MSDKPHQNLAIIGHVDHGKSTLVGRLLYETGSVPEHVIEQHRETAEEKGKGGFEFAYVMDNLAEERERGVTIDIAHQEFDTDKYYFTIVDTPGHRDFVKNMITGASQADHAVLVVAADDGVAPQTQEHVFLSRTLGIEKLIIAVNKMDVVDYSEDTYNEVVEEVNQLLNQVNFQVDDNSFIPISAFEGDNVAESSDNTPWYDGRTLLETLNDLPETEEPTDAPLRLPIQDVYTISGIGTVPVGRIETGVMNTGDNVSFQPSDVGGEVKTIEMHHEEVPKAEPGDNVGFNVRGIGKDDIRRGDVCGPADDPPTVAETFQAQVVVMQHPSVITAGYTPVFHAHTAQVACTIESIDAKIDSSTGEVTEENPDFIQSGDAAKITIRPQKPLSIEAASDIPELGSFAIRDMGQTIAAGQVLSVNEK, translated from the coding sequence ATGAGCGACAAACCGCACCAGAACCTGGCCATCATCGGCCACGTTGACCACGGAAAGAGCACGCTCGTGGGTCGGCTCCTCTACGAGACGGGGAGCGTCCCGGAGCACGTCATCGAACAGCACCGCGAAACAGCCGAGGAGAAGGGGAAGGGCGGCTTCGAGTTCGCCTACGTCATGGACAACCTCGCCGAGGAGCGAGAGCGAGGCGTCACCATCGACATCGCCCACCAGGAGTTCGACACGGACAAGTACTACTTCACCATCGTCGACACGCCCGGCCACCGCGACTTCGTCAAGAACATGATCACCGGCGCGTCGCAGGCGGACCACGCGGTCCTCGTCGTCGCCGCCGACGACGGCGTCGCGCCCCAGACCCAGGAGCACGTCTTCCTGTCGCGCACCCTGGGCATCGAGAAGCTGATCATCGCGGTGAACAAGATGGACGTCGTCGACTACTCGGAGGACACCTACAACGAGGTCGTCGAGGAGGTCAACCAGCTCCTCAACCAGGTCAACTTCCAGGTCGACGACAACTCGTTCATCCCGATCTCGGCCTTCGAGGGCGACAACGTTGCCGAGTCCTCGGACAACACGCCGTGGTACGACGGTCGCACCCTCCTCGAGACGCTCAACGACCTGCCCGAGACCGAGGAGCCGACGGACGCACCGCTGCGCCTGCCGATTCAGGACGTCTACACGATCTCCGGTATCGGGACCGTCCCGGTCGGCCGCATCGAGACCGGCGTCATGAACACCGGCGACAACGTCTCCTTCCAGCCCAGCGACGTGGGCGGCGAAGTGAAGACGATCGAGATGCACCACGAGGAAGTGCCGAAGGCCGAACCTGGCGACAACGTCGGTTTCAACGTTCGCGGCATCGGCAAGGACGACATCCGCCGCGGTGACGTCTGCGGCCCCGCCGACGACCCGCCGACGGTCGCCGAGACCTTCCAGGCCCAGGTCGTCGTCATGCAGCACCCCTCGGTCATCACGGCCGGCTACACCCCGGTCTTCCACGCCCACACCGCCCAGGTCGCGTGTACGATCGAGTCCATCGACGCGAAGATCGACTCCTCGACCGGCGAGGTCACCGAGGAGAACCCCGACTTCATCCAGTCGGGCGACGCCGCGAAGATCACGATCCGGCCGCAAAAGCCCCTCTCGATCGAGGCGGCCAGCGACATTCCGGAACTCGGCAGCTTCGCCATCCGCGACATGGGTCAGACCATCGCGGCCGGACAGGTCCTCAGCGTCAACGAGAAATAA
- a CDS encoding rhomboid family intramembrane serine protease, producing MTRSSSPIVETLALFVIVACVKFVVATFSLALAVGLFVLAPPIDVNPWTVVTSVYAHKNLSHLLSNAIALVLFGWPVARSTTRARFHAFFVATGAVAGVSQIVLTDVLASAPLIPATPTAGVVGASGAVFALMGYLLASNRLSAGVAGLVDVPRWMVAVLFVAVAIVLTVATGAPGVALVAHFTGLLIGLVAGSRRVLRP from the coding sequence ATGACTCGTTCGAGTAGCCCGATCGTCGAGACGCTCGCGCTTTTCGTGATCGTCGCTTGCGTCAAGTTCGTCGTCGCCACGTTCAGCCTCGCGCTTGCGGTCGGGCTGTTCGTCCTCGCACCGCCGATCGACGTGAACCCGTGGACGGTCGTGACGAGCGTGTACGCCCACAAGAACCTGTCTCACCTGCTCTCGAACGCGATCGCGCTCGTGCTGTTCGGCTGGCCGGTCGCCCGGTCGACGACGCGCGCCCGGTTTCACGCCTTCTTCGTCGCGACCGGCGCGGTCGCGGGCGTCTCGCAGATCGTCCTGACGGACGTGCTCGCGTCGGCCCCGTTGATCCCGGCGACCCCGACCGCCGGCGTCGTCGGCGCGAGCGGTGCCGTGTTCGCCCTCATGGGCTACTTGCTGGCGTCGAATCGCCTCTCCGCGGGTGTCGCCGGGCTGGTCGACGTACCGCGGTGGATGGTTGCCGTGCTGTTCGTGGCGGTGGCGATCGTCCTCACCGTGGCGACCGGGGCACCGGGCGTCGCACTCGTCGCGCACTTCACCGGCCTGCTGATCGGACTCGTCGCCGGCTCGCGACGCGTGCTTCGGCCGTGA
- a CDS encoding DNA-binding protein — protein sequence MSQVADAPHESHGRWKWAEWGRGPYQALSKVMLGPPFEGYLELDISVDGEPWHVQVSYSKSGFAPAETDPIDAPRLYEWDIVGRGTGESKASFNISPRFPDMRHWETGEPIRLPWESQFGEVEGIDVEYSPSNIEPERALELLPEFFHAIFEEAGEPIYREYFRKPPHPEYSREWAHERYVRVRREWAERLAKSGVLQKVMHHLTDLEGVKAELKIDNEEIINHQNRLVLEPSAVGELLPGHTYGQKFEIYQLRDADAVDSDHPSYHPKVEVLVNKAMNGGEAWSWGERRQVVEEIEETLLNFLAWDDIPLAPDASGVYVEDDHFEATTREESVEIYPDPTPRLEAKSDHLLLTTLRDMGETAEEVAGTVATDGGRRVDDLADQLGKHPATIYRAIKDLGEIVQLDDGQVSYRARKYREEIRALVESAEYAIDSYADRMQSIMGMADHIADCSPFQEWLAKNGAEIEYDENGEPERMRIDTILSRLKSDSFETAQTIAEEALYKWTRSGNDPLPLRRTLMAWKTPGGGTETAYVGAIADR from the coding sequence ATGTCGCAGGTCGCGGATGCCCCACACGAGAGCCACGGCCGTTGGAAGTGGGCCGAGTGGGGCCGTGGACCGTATCAGGCACTGTCGAAAGTGATGCTCGGGCCGCCGTTCGAGGGCTACCTGGAGCTGGACATCTCGGTCGACGGCGAGCCCTGGCACGTCCAGGTGAGCTATTCGAAGTCGGGATTCGCCCCTGCCGAGACCGACCCGATCGACGCGCCGCGGCTCTACGAGTGGGATATCGTGGGTCGAGGGACGGGCGAGTCGAAAGCGTCGTTCAACATCTCGCCGCGATTCCCCGATATGCGCCATTGGGAGACTGGCGAGCCGATCAGACTTCCGTGGGAGAGCCAGTTCGGCGAGGTCGAGGGCATCGACGTCGAGTACTCCCCGTCGAACATCGAGCCCGAGCGTGCGCTCGAACTGCTCCCCGAATTCTTCCACGCGATCTTCGAGGAGGCCGGCGAGCCGATCTATCGCGAGTACTTCCGGAAGCCGCCACACCCCGAGTACAGTCGCGAGTGGGCGCACGAGCGCTACGTACGTGTTCGACGAGAGTGGGCCGAGCGCCTGGCGAAGTCGGGAGTGCTCCAGAAGGTGATGCATCACCTGACGGACCTCGAAGGGGTGAAGGCGGAGCTGAAGATCGACAACGAGGAGATTATCAACCACCAGAACCGGCTGGTCCTCGAGCCGTCCGCGGTGGGCGAACTCCTACCCGGCCACACCTACGGACAGAAGTTCGAGATCTACCAGCTGCGCGACGCCGACGCCGTCGACAGCGATCACCCGTCGTACCATCCGAAGGTCGAGGTGCTGGTGAACAAGGCGATGAACGGCGGCGAGGCGTGGTCCTGGGGCGAACGCCGCCAGGTCGTCGAGGAGATCGAGGAGACGCTGCTGAACTTCCTGGCGTGGGACGATATTCCGCTCGCGCCCGACGCGAGCGGCGTGTACGTCGAAGACGACCATTTCGAGGCGACGACGCGCGAGGAGTCCGTCGAGATCTACCCCGACCCGACGCCGCGCCTGGAAGCAAAGAGCGACCACCTGCTACTGACGACGCTTCGCGACATGGGCGAGACCGCCGAGGAGGTCGCGGGTACCGTCGCGACGGACGGCGGCCGACGCGTCGACGACCTGGCCGACCAACTCGGCAAGCATCCGGCGACGATCTACCGCGCGATCAAGGACCTCGGGGAGATCGTCCAGCTCGATGACGGCCAGGTGAGCTACCGCGCCCGGAAGTATCGCGAGGAGATTCGAGCGCTCGTCGAGAGCGCCGAGTACGCGATCGACAGCTACGCCGACCGAATGCAGTCGATCATGGGGATGGCCGATCACATCGCCGACTGCTCGCCGTTTCAGGAGTGGCTGGCAAAGAACGGCGCCGAGATCGAGTACGACGAGAACGGCGAGCCGGAGCGAATGCGGATCGATACGATTCTCTCGAGGCTGAAGTCCGACAGCTTCGAGACCGCGCAGACGATCGCCGAGGAGGCCCTGTACAAGTGGACACGCTCGGGAAACGATCCGCTCCCGCTGCGGCGGACGTTGATGGCCTGGAAGACGCCTGGCGGTGGAACCGAGACGGCGTACGTCGGGGCGATCGCCGACCGCTGA
- a CDS encoding homoserine dehydrogenase encodes MGGRRLAIVGAGAVGRSVADLAGEYGHEVVAIADSRGAVVDESGVDVASALERKRRGDPVGDAAHEVVFETPYDVLVEATPTTLEDAQPGFGHVERALAADRHAVLANKGPVAERYDELRALEARSEGSVRFEATVGGAIPVYSTIEDRMPEHVTAVRGVLNGTANFILSRMESEGLDYDHVLAEAQDLGVAEADPTFDVDGTDAALKFVILANVLADGGFSLSDAAVEGIEGIPQSALELASEDGQTIRLVGEATREGVRVGPRLVGAHSPLAVDGTRNIVQFETEYAGTLHNSGAGAGGPETATAVLADVERLAGR; translated from the coding sequence ATGGGTGGTCGTCGACTGGCGATCGTCGGCGCCGGGGCCGTCGGCCGATCCGTCGCCGACCTGGCCGGCGAGTACGGCCACGAGGTCGTCGCGATCGCCGATTCGCGCGGCGCGGTCGTCGACGAGTCGGGCGTCGACGTGGCGTCGGCTCTGGAGCGAAAGCGACGCGGCGACCCCGTCGGCGACGCCGCCCACGAGGTGGTCTTCGAGACGCCGTACGACGTCCTGGTCGAGGCGACGCCGACGACGCTCGAGGACGCCCAACCGGGATTCGGCCACGTCGAACGAGCCCTCGCGGCCGATCGGCACGCGGTCCTCGCGAACAAGGGACCGGTCGCCGAACGCTACGACGAGTTGCGAGCGCTGGAAGCCCGGAGCGAGGGCTCGGTCCGCTTCGAGGCGACAGTGGGCGGGGCGATTCCGGTGTACTCGACGATCGAGGACCGGATGCCCGAGCACGTCACGGCGGTCCGGGGCGTCCTCAACGGGACGGCGAACTTCATCCTCAGCCGGATGGAGAGCGAGGGACTGGATTACGACCACGTCCTGGCCGAGGCCCAGGATCTCGGCGTCGCGGAAGCGGACCCGACGTTCGACGTGGACGGGACCGACGCGGCGCTGAAGTTCGTCATCCTCGCGAACGTCCTCGCGGACGGCGGCTTCTCGCTTTCGGACGCCGCCGTCGAGGGCATCGAGGGCATCCCACAGAGCGCGCTCGAACTGGCGAGCGAGGACGGCCAGACGATCAGACTCGTCGGCGAGGCGACGCGGGAGGGCGTCCGCGTCGGTCCGCGACTGGTCGGCGCACACAGCCCGCTGGCCGTCGACGGCACGCGAAACATCGTCCAGTTCGAGACAGAGTACGCGGGCACGTTACACAACAGCGGCGCCGGCGCCGGCGGCCCGGAGACGGCGACGGCCGTACTGGCGGACGTCGAGCGCCTCGCCGGGCGTTGA